One Papaver somniferum cultivar HN1 chromosome 10, ASM357369v1, whole genome shotgun sequence genomic window carries:
- the LOC113318229 gene encoding TATA-binding protein-associated factor BTAF1 isoform X1, protein MAQQSSRLHRLLTLLDTGSTQATRFAAARQIGDVAKSHPQDLISLLRKVSQYLRSKNWDTRVAAAHAIGAIAENVKHASLTELFGFVESEMSVAGISGIVEDVVKAWPNVHPKVVAGLSFRSFDLNKVLGFGALLASGGQEYDIASDNNKNPLERLARQKQNLRRRLGLDVCEQFMDVNDMFRDDDLLVQNYDSHENGMGHRFYYTSQSGNRVQQLVSNMAPSFSKRPSARERNLLKRKAKINAKDQAKGWSEDGDSEAAHSQNPVTPNITCTDGSSSNKVPIEDVLDDGSVECDGDGRWPFQNFIEQLILDLFDPNWEIRHGSMMALREILTQQGGSAGVFMPDPTLENFDIKEIEDTSSAKMLKREREIDMNVKVAAEPEPDMKRPKSEGLLCQSICASVSTGMEDNVGGCIKTENDGWSSVLAFDGGISTETVKVEHVDSQFHCMEASGMEQSSHDDKSLVPDVDILSNLSEKCKLVKLVKLTRYSWIKNWEVLQDCAIRFLCVLSLDRFGDYVSDQVVAPVRETCAQALGAVLKYMHPSLVHETLNILLQMQRRPEWEIRHGSLLGIKYLVAVRREMLQDLLGYVLPACRAGLEDPDDDVRAVAAEALIPTAASIVSQNGETLHSIVMLLWDILLDLDDLSPSTSSVMNLLAEIYSQEEMIPQMKEKQAFDLNEVVQVDDQGEGIKFEENPYMLSTLAPRLWPFMRHNITSVRHSAIRTLERLLEAGCRRNSSEAVDHSCWPSFILGDTLRIVFQNLLLESNEDVLKCSERVWRLLLQCPEEDLETSARSYFSFWIELATTSYGSPLDATKMFMPVALPRKSHFRAAAKMRAVKLENEWSTNFGSESSQGTASFERNGVVSTTLPRIIVGADGEKSVTRTRVVTATALGVLASKLCESSWQFVVDALWKDLTSLSGVRRQVASMILVSWFKEFQSKDLTRKPGTMPSSVDRIRKWLFDLLACSEPALPTKDSLLPYAELSRTYLKMRNEASLLLRAVEVSGMLESVIPATTKLDPDTLSIDDAINLASRVIPPSTVASGEATTERNILNDLESTKQRLLTTSSYLTCVQNNLHVTVLSLVAAAAVWISDLPDRLTPIILPLMASIRKEQEEILQQKAAEALAELISCCITRKVKANDKLIKNLCSMTCTDPCETPQAATMKSAEIIEDQDLLVFGKSGANQKTKVHLLAGTEDRSRLEGFISRRGSELALKHLCEKFGAALFNKLPKLWDCLTEVLKPEITEGPMLGDDQLGIPTKDETLQLLINNIQVVRSISPLVDEALKPELLRLLPCLLLCVCHSNIAVRLAASRCITSMAKCMTANAMVAVIEKAIPMLGNVSSVNARRGAAMLLRLLVNGLGTELVPYSPLLVVPLLRCMGDCDHAVRQSVTRSFAALVPLLPLARGLPPPSGLSEGVSGNTEDAMFLEQLLDNSHIDDYMLSTELKVTLRRYQQEGINWLAFLRRFKLHGILCDDMGLGKTLQASAIVASDIAERRASQSVQDPLSLIICPSTLVGHWAYEIEKFIDPTVIKTLQYAGSIQERSSLRSLFEKHNVIITSYDVVRKDIDHLEQVLWNYCILDEGHIIKNSKSKITGAVKQLKAEHRLILSGTPIQNNVLELWSLFDFLMPGFLGTERQFQASYGKPLLAAKDAKCSAKDAEAGVLAMEALHKQVMPFLLRRTKDQVLSDLPAKIIQDRYCDLSPVQLELYEQFSGSDVRKNISSLVKVNGSTEVAEEHSPSPKASSHVFQALQYLLKLCSHPLLVLGERLPESVLSLLSKLIPGSSDVISDLHELHHSPKLVALKEILEECGVGVDASSSEDVLGVGQHRVLIFAQHKALLDIIERDLFRTHMKSVTYLRLDGSVEPEKRFEIVKAFNSDPTIDVLLLTTHVGGLGLNLTAADTLVFMEHDWNPMRDHQAMDRAHRLGQRKVVNVHRLIMRGTLEEKVMSLQRFKVSVANAVINAENSSMKTMNTDQLLDLFTPAQPGKKTNTAITKNSDAAFEGEAKSAGVGKGLKAILGGLEELWDQSQYTDEYNLSQFLAKLNS, encoded by the exons ATGGCTCAGCAGTCGTCTCGTCTTCATCGCTTACTTACTCTGTTGGACA CCGGTTCAACTCAAGCTACAAGATTTGCAGCTGCTCGTCAAATTGGGGATGTTGCAAAATCACATCCCCAAGACTTGATCTCTCTCTTAAGGAAG GTTTCTCAATATCTTCGCAGTAAGAATTGGGATACGAGGGTGGCTGCTGCTCATGCTATTGGGGCAATTGCTGAAAATGTTAAGCACGCATCTCTTACAGAGCTGTTTGGATTTGTCGAATCTGAGATGTCAGTGGCTGGAATTTCTGGTATCGTTGAAGATGTGGTGAAGGCTTGGCCAAATGTACATCCTAAAGTTGTAGCAGGTCTATCTTTCAGAAG CTTTGACCTTAACAAGGTGCTGGGATTTGGTGCTTTATTGGCTTCTGGGGGTCAG GAATATGACATTGCAAGTGACAATAACAAGAATCCTTTGGAGCGATTAGCTCGTCAGAAACAGAATCTTCGTCGTCGCCTGG GGTTGGATGTTTGTGAGCAGTTTATGGATGTGAACGATATGTTCAGAGATGATGATCTCCTTGTGCAGAACTATGATTCCCACGAGAATGGTATGGGCCATAGATTTTATTATACTTCCCAATCTGGAAATCGGGTTCAGCAACTAGTTTCCAATATGGCCCCCAGTTTCTCTAAAAGGCCAAGTGCAAGGGAAAGGAATTTATTAAAACGGAAAGCAAAGATAAAtgcgaaagaccaagcaaaagGCTGGTCTGAGGATGGGGATTCTGAGGCAGCTCATTCTCAAAATCCAGTGACACCAAATATTACATGTACGGATGGATCAAGTTCTAATAAG GTACCTATAGAAGACGTATTAGATGATGGTAGCGTTGAGTGTGATGGAGATGGGAGGTGGCCGTTCCAGAACTTTATAGAGCAACTCATCCTTGATTTGTTCGATCCCA ATTGGGAGATAAGACATGGAAGTATGATGGCTCTCAGAGAAATTTTGACTCAGCAAGGTGGTTCTGCTGGAGTTTTTATGCCAGACCCTACCTTGGAAAATTTTGATATAAAAGAAATTGAAGATACCAGTAGTGCGAAGATGTTGAAGAGAGAGAGGGAAATTGATATGAATGTAAAAGTTGCAGCTGAACCTGAGCCAGATATGAAAAGACCCAAGTCTGAAGGTCTGTTGTGTCAGTCAATATGTGCTTCAGTTTCCACAGGCATGGAGGATAATGTTGGTGGCTGTATAAAGACTGAAAATGATGGATGGAGTTCAGTGCTTGCTTTTGATGGAGGAATTAGCACTGAAACTGTTAAAGTAGAGCATGTGGACTCCCAGTTCCATTGTATGGAAGCCAGCGGTATGGAACAGAGTAGTCATGATGATAAGAGCTTGGTACCGGATGTGGACATACTAAGTAACCTGTCTGAGAAATGCAAATTGGTGAAATTGGTGAAACTGACTAGGTATTCATGGATTAAGAATTGGGAGGTGCTTCAAGATTGTGCCATACGTTTCCTTTGTGTGTTATCGTTGGATAG GTTTGGAGATTATGTTTCCGACCAGGTTGTTGCACCGGTGCGCGAAACTTGTGCACAAGCACTAGGGGCTGTGCTCAAGTACATGCATCCGTCACTAGTTCATGAAACACTAAATATTTTGCTCCAAATGCAG CGCAGGCCAGAATGGGAAATTCGCCATGGCAGCCTCCTAGGTATCAAGTATTTGGTTGCTGTTCGTCGG GAAATGCTTCAAGATTTACTTGGCTATGTCCTGCCTGCATGTAGGGCTGGTCTCGAAGATCCCGATGATGATGTTAGAGCAGTTGCAGCTGAAGCTTTGATACCAACTGCCGCTTCTATTGTTAGTCAGAATGGTGAAACACTGCATTCTATTGTTATGCTACTGTGGGATATTTTACTTGATCTGGATGACCTAAGCCCATCAACTAGCAG TGTCATGAATCTGTTGGCAGAAATCTATTCACAAGAAGAAATGATTCCACAGATGAAAGAGAAACAGGCATTTGATCTCAATGAGGTAGTTCAGGTTGATGATCAGGGAGAAGGAATTAAGTTTGAGGAGAATCCATATATGTTGTCAACTTTGGCACCTCGATTATGGCCTTTTATGAGGCATAATATCACTTCAGTCCGTCATTCAGCTATACGTACTTTG GAGCGGCTGCTGGAAGCTGGATGTAGACGAAACTCATCTGAGGCCGTAGATCATTCTTGCTGGCCTTCATTCATATTAGGGGATACCCTCAGGATTGTGTTTCAGAACCTGCTTTTGGAATCAAACGAGGATGTTCTAAAATGTTCCGAGAGAGTCTGGAGGCTCCTGCTTCAG TGTCCAGAAGAGGATTTGGAAACATCTGCAAGGTCATACTTTTCCTTTTGGATCGAGCTTGCAACAACTTCATATGGATCTCCTCTGGATGCTACAAAAATGTTTATGCCAGTAGCCCTTCCTCGGAAAAGTCATTTTAGAGCTGCTGCCAAAATGAGAGCTGTAAAGCTAGAAAACGAATGGAGCACAAATTTTGGATCTGAATCCTCACAGGGAACTGCTTCATTTGAGAGAAATGGAGTGGTTTCTACCACTTTGCCTAGGATAATTGTTGGTGCAGATGGCGAGAAGTCAGTCACTCGTACACGGGTAGTTACTGCAACAGCGCTGGGGGTTTTAGCATCAAAGTTGTGTGAGTCATCTTGGCAGTTCGTGGTTGATGCTCTATGGAAGGACCTGACATCTTTATCAGGGGTCCGGAGACAG GTGGCTTCCATGATTCTTGTATCTTGGTTTAAAGAGTTCCAAAGTAAGGACCTCACGAGAAAGCCCGGAACTATGCCAAGCTCTGTAGATCGGATTAGGAAATGGCTATTCGATTTATTAGCCTGCTCTGAACCTGCTTTGCCAACCAAAGATTCTCTTCTTCCTTATGCTGAGCTTTCTAGAACTTATTTGAAGATGCGTAATGAGGCCAGCTTGTTGTTACGTGCAGTTGAGGTGTCTGGGATGTTAGAGAGTGTAATACCAGCCACTACTAAATTAGACCCGGATACCTTAAGTATAGACGATGCAATTAATCTGGCATCTAGAGTGATACCTCCTAGTACCGTGGCATCTGGGGAAGCAACTACTgagagaaacattctcaatgatTTAGAGTCTACGAAGCAGCGGTTATTGACAACTTCAAGCTATTTAACTTGTGTTCAG AACAATTTGCATGTTACTGTGCTAAGCCTGGTTGCAGCGGCTGCTGTTTGGATTTCTGACCTGCCTGACAGACTTACACCCATTATTTTGCCCCTTATGGCTTCTATAAGAAAAGAGCAG GAGGAAATACTGCAACAGAAGGCTGCTGAAGCTTTAGCTGAGCTGATTTCGTGCTGTATAACAAGAAAGGTGAAAGCAAATGATAAGTTAATTAAGAACCTTTGTAGCATGACATGCACAGATCCTTGTGAGACTCCTCAAGCTGCAACCATGAAGTCTGCAGAGATAATTGAGGATCAAGACTTGTTAGTTTTTGGAAAGAGTGGAGCTAATCAAAAGACAAAGGTTCATTTGTTAGCTGGTACCGAGGACCGGTCAAGGCTCGAGGGGTTCATCAGCAGACGTGGGTCTGAGCTTGCGTTAAAGCATTTGTGTGAGAAGTTTGGGGCAGCTTTATTCAATAAACTTCCTAAGTTATGGGATTGCTTAACTGAGGTTCTCAAGCCTGAGATCACTGAAGGGCCAATGCTCGGAGATGATCAGCTTGGGATTCCGACAAAAGATGAAACCCTGCAGCTCTTGATAAATAACATCCAG GTGGTTCGTTCCATTTCTCCTTTGGTGGACGAGGCATTAAAGCCTGAGTTGCTTAGACTTCTTCCATGCCTTCTTCTGTGTGTTTGCCATTCCAATATCGCTGTGAGGTTAGCCGCATCTAGGTGTATAACGTCAATGGCCAAGTGCATGACAGCAAATGCCATGGTAGCTGTCATTGAGAAAGCTATACCGATGTTGGGGAATGTATCATCCGTCAATGCTAGAAGGGGTGCTGCAATGCTTCTACGTTTGCTTGTTAATGGATTGGGAACGGAGCTGGTTCCCTATTCTCCTTTACTTGTAGTTCCGCTTCTGCGTTGTATGGGTGACTGTGATCATGCTGTAAGACAAAGCGTCACACGTAGTTTTGCTGCTCTTGTACCTCTTCTTCCGTTAGCTAGGGGTCTCCCTCCACCGAGTGGGCTGAGCGAAGGTGTGTCTGGAAATACAGAAGATGCCATGTTTCTAGAACAATTACTTGACAACTCCCACATTGATGATTACATGCTCTCCACTGAACTGAAAGTCACATTAAGGAG GTATCAGCAAGAGGGCATAAACTGGTTAGCTTTTTTAAGACGCTTTAAGCTTCATGGAATCTTATGTGATGATATGGGATTGGGTAAAACACTCCAGGCTTCAGCAATTGTCGCATCTGACATCGCCGAGCGTCGTGCTTCCCAAAGTGTCCAGGACCCTCTATCTTTAATTATTTGTCCATCTACATTGGTTGGACATTGGGCGTATGAAATAGAGAAATTCATTGACCCTACCGTTATAAAAACTCTTCAATATGCTGGGTCTATTCAGGAGCGCAGTTCTCTTCGAAGTCTTTTTGAAAAGCATAATGTCATAATAACATCATATGATGTGGTCCGCAAGGACATTGACCATCTGGAACAAGTTCTTTGGAATTACTGCATCTTAGATGAGGGACATATCATCAAGAACTCGAAGTCAAAAATTACTGGAGCAGTAAAACAATTGAAAGCTGAGCACCGTCTTATTCTGAGCGGAACACCTATACAG AACAACGTCTTGGAGCTGTGGTCTCTTTTTGATTTTCTAATGCCGGGATTTCTCGGAACAGAGCGTCAG TTCCAAGCCTCCTACGGCAAACCTCTGCTTGCTGCTAAGGATGCCAAATGTTCTGCCAAGGATGCCGAGGCAGGGGTACTTGCAATGGAAGCACTGCACAAGCAG GTGATGCCCTTCCTTCTTCGTCGAACCAAAGATCAGGTTTTGTCTGATTTACCAGCAAAAATTATTCAGGATAGATATTGTGATTTGAGCCCTGTTCAGTTAGAACTTTACGAACAGTTCTCCGGCTCAGATGTGAGAAAAAACATCTCAAGTTTAGTAAAAGTAAATGGGTCAACTGAAGTGGCAGAGGAGCATAGTCCTTCACCAAAAGCGTCTTCACATGTATTCCAG GCACTTCAATACCTTCTAAAGCTCTGTAGTCATCCATTGCTCGTGCTTGGTGAAAGGCTACCGGAATCCGTCTTGAGCCTTCTGTCGAAACTTATTCCTGGCAGTAGTGATGTTATTTCGGATCTTCATGAACtacaccactctcccaaattagtTGCCCTCAAGGAAATACTTGAAGAGTGTGGTGTAGGGGTGGATGCTTCAAGTTCTGAAGATGTTCTTGGTGTTGGCCAGCACAGAGTTCTGATATTTGCACAACACAAG GCTTTACTGGATATTATAGAAAGAGATTTGTTTCGAACTCATATGAAGAG TGTCACTTACTTGCGACTGGATGGCTCTGTTGAACCAGAAAAGCGTTTCGAAATTGTAAAGGCCTTCAACTCAGACCCAACAATTGATGTGCTCCTGCTTACAACACATG TTGGTGGGCTTGGTTTAAATTTGACAGCAGCTGACACACTTGTTTTCATGGAACACGATTGGAATCCGATGAGGGATCACCAG GCAATGGACAGAGCTCACAGGTTAGGTCAGCGCAAAGTAGTGAATGTTCATCGCCTCATCATGCGTGGAACCTTGGAAGAGAAAGTGATGAGTCTCCAGAGGTTCAAAGTGTCTGTTGCTAATGCAGTCATTAATGCAGAAAATTCCAGCATGAAAACAATGAATACCGACCAGTTGCTTGATCTATTCACACCTGCTCAGCCTGGCAAAAAG ACTAACACTGCTATTACAAAGAATTCTGATGCCGCTTTCGAGGGAGAAGCAAAATCTGCTGGTGTTGGAAAGGGTTTAAAGGCGATCCTTGGTGGATTAGAGGAGCTCTGGGATCAATCCCAGTATACAGACGAGTACAACCTCAGTCAGTTCTTAGCAAAGCTCAACAGCTAA